A single Uloborus diversus isolate 005 chromosome 7, Udiv.v.3.1, whole genome shotgun sequence DNA region contains:
- the LOC129226972 gene encoding tigger transposable element-derived protein 6-like, whose protein sequence is MGIIKCFNGCYRKRLVESILLGIENKVEDPFKAVNVKDSCDFIAGIWWAVTEKTILNCWKKAGLSVLEDKMLSDCDENSSDCDILYDQEIVLNLQTSVSQLEEKTGKKYGVNVEDYLTADDDLTVFAGVTDEEILSEITGEMEHSGEEDDEEEEEDDDDNTSPSQSLLSTQEALQSVKSLRTFFSSLPSTNEDHFRALDSMK, encoded by the exons ATGggcataattaaatgttttaatggaTGCTATAGGAAACGTTTGGTAGAATCGATACTTCTGGGGATTGAAAATAAAGTGGAAGACCCTTTTAAAGCTGTAAATGTTAAGGACTCATGTGACTTTATTGCTGGAATTTGGTGGGCAGTAACAGAGAAAACCATTCTGAATTGTTGGAAAAAGGCCGGTTTAAGTGTCTTAGAAGATAAAATGTTATCTGATTGTGATGAAAATTCCTCAGACTGTGATATTTTATATGATCAGGAAATAGTTTTGAATCTCCAAACATCTGTGTCCCAACTCGAGGAAAAAACGGGCAAAAAATATGGAGTGAACGTGGAGGATTATTTGACAGCGGATGACGATCTTACTGTTTTCGCAGGAGTTACTGATGAAGAAATTCTCTCTGAAATTACTGGTGAGATGGAACATAGTGGAGAAGAAGACGATGAGGAggaagaagaagatgatgatgataatacgaGTCCATCACAATCCTTATTGTCGACCCAGGAAGCACTTCAATCAGTCAAATCTCTGCGGACATTTTTTTCAAGTCTTCCATCCACAAACGAGGATCATTTTCGTGCTTTGGACTCAAT GAAATGA